The genomic region GTGCCTACTTCTTTTTTGGCTATTGCCACCAATTTATCAAGTAACTGATCCTGTGTAACCGGCATATGGGTAGTGGTTTTATTATTTCTGAAAGTTAGCCATTCTCGCGGCTTAATTCAAAGCCGGCAACTTTCATCTGCATAAATAAACACGCATAACTTCTACCTTTACGGTTATGAAAATTGCTCTCGCCCAACTCAATTACCACATCGGTAACTTTGATGCAAACACGACGCAAATCTGCCAGCACATCCGCAAAGCCAAATCCCAAGGCGCCGATCTGGTGGTGTTTGCCGAACTCAGTGTGTGTGGCTATCCCCCGCGCGATTTTCTCGAATTCCCCGACTTTATCCGCCGCTGCAACGAAGCACTCGAAACTATCGCCGCCGAATGCACCGGCATTGCCGCTATTGTAGGCGCACCCGCCATAAACGAACGCGTTGAAGGCAAAAACCTGTTCAATGCCGCGTGGTTTCTGGCCGATCAAAAAGTGCAAAGCTTCCACGCAAAAGCCCTGCTTCCTACCTACGATGTGTTCGACGAATACCGCTATTTCGAACCGGCTTTCTCATTCAACTGCATCGACTACAAAGGCCAGCGTATTGCCCTCACCGTGTGCGAAGACTTGTGGGATGTGGAAGACGATCTCATGTACACACGCTGGCCCATGGAAGAACTCATCGGCATGCAGCCTACGGTGATGATTAACATTGCCGCCTCGCCGTTTAACTACAACCATGCCGCCAACCGCCGCAAGGTTCTCGCACGCAATGTGCAGAAATACGGCATCCCGCTCGTGTATGTGCAGCAGGTAGGCGCACAAACCGAAATTGTGTTCGACGGCGGCTCGCTTGTGCTCAACCGCAACGCTCAGGTGGTACACGAACTCGCCTACTTCCGCGAAGATTTCCAAATCGTTGATCTTGCTCAAGTGGACACACTTCCTCCTGTGCCCGACAATGGCAGCACCGCCATTTCACGCATTCACGATGCACTTGTGCTTGGCATTGGCGACTATTTCCGCAAAATGGGTTTCAAACGCGCCATTCTCGGCCTCTCCGGCGGCATCGACTCAGCCATGGTGCTCGTACTTGCCGCCCGCGCACTCGGCCCCGAAAATGTGCTGCCCGTGCTCCTGCCGTCTGAATATTCTACCACACATTCGGTTGACGATTCAGTGAAACTTTGCGAAATTCTCGGCATTACATACGATACCATTCCCATTCGCAAAGGCTACGAAGCCGTGCTCGAAATGCTGCAGCCGCAGTTTACCGGCACATCCTTCAACGTGGCCGAAGAAAATATCCAGGCCCGCATCCGCGCCATCACCCTCATGGGCATTGCAAACAAACACGGCTACATCCTGCTCAACACCACCAACAAAAGCGAAGCCGCCGTGGGCTACGGCACACTCTACGGCGATATGTGCGGCGGCATTGCCGTGCTGGGCGATGTGTATAAAACCAAAGTCTATGAACTCGCCCGCTGGATAAACCGTGAGCAGGAAATCATCCCCGAAAACATTATCCGCAAAGCCCCTTCCGCCGAACTCCGCCCCGGACAAAAAGACAGCGATTCATTGCCCGAATACGATGTGCTCGATCAGGTACTTTATCAATACATCGAACTCCGCCAGGGCCCGCGTGAACTGGTGGCTATGGGCTTCGACGAGGTACTCGTAAACCGTGTACTCAAACTCGTAAACAGCAACGAGTGGAAACGCGCACAGTTTGCGCCAATCCTCCGTGTTACGCCAAAAGCCTTCGGCAGCGGACGGCGCATGCCCATTGTGGGAAAATATCTGGGATAAGAATAATCAGGAACGAACCTGCGAAGCAATAAAAAACCATCCGCTCCGGCCCTTCTATTGCAAGGCAAAGCGTGCGGTCCGGGTTAACAGTTCATTCCGCTTTCCTTCCACAATTACATATCCAAACCATCGCCACAGATTTTTACCTTTGCCACACTATGCAAGCACCCATCATTTCCGGCATACAGCAAATCGGCATCGGCATTCCCGATGTGCATGCAGCTTTCAAATGGTACCGCGAAAACTTCGGCATGGATATTCCCGTGTTTGAAGAAGCGGCCGAAGCCAATCTCATGCTGCCCTACACCGGCGGCAAACCGCATCAGCGGCACGCCATTCTCGCCATCAACATGAAAGGCGGCGGCGGTTTCGAAATCTGGCAATACACAAGCCGCACACCCGTGCCCGTGAGCTTCGAATTGCAGCTTGCCGACATCGGCCATTTCGTGACCCGCATGAAATCGGCCGATGTGAAAGGCTCGCACGCTTTCCTAAAAAGCAAAGGTGCCGATGTGCTCAGCGATGTACTCACCTCGCCCGACGGGCAGCCGCACTTTTTCGTGCGCGACCCCTGGGGCAATATCTTTCAGGTTGTGCCCGGCACCGACTGGTTTGGCTCAGGCAGGCAACTTACCGGCGGCCCCGCAGGCGCCCTGCTCGGCGTGAGCAACATGGAAAAATCCATGCAGTTCTATGCCGGCATTCTCGGCTACGATACCGTGGTTTACGATAAAACCGGCAGCTTCGACGATCTAAAAAACCTGCCGGGCGGCAGCACCGAAGTGCGCCGCGTTTTGCTTCGTCATTCAAAGCCCCGCGCCGGTGCGTTTTCGCGCCTGCTCGGCTCCAGCATGATTGAGCTCGTAGAAGCAAAAAACCGCACACCCCGCAAAATTTTTGAAGGCCGCTGGTGGGGCGACCGTGGCTTCATTCACCTCTGCTTCGACATTGTGGGCATGGATAAACTCAAGGCGCTCTGCGAAAGCAAAGGACATCCGTTTACCGTT from Bacteroidota bacterium harbors:
- a CDS encoding NAD+ synthase, with protein sequence MKIALAQLNYHIGNFDANTTQICQHIRKAKSQGADLVVFAELSVCGYPPRDFLEFPDFIRRCNEALETIAAECTGIAAIVGAPAINERVEGKNLFNAAWFLADQKVQSFHAKALLPTYDVFDEYRYFEPAFSFNCIDYKGQRIALTVCEDLWDVEDDLMYTRWPMEELIGMQPTVMINIAASPFNYNHAANRRKVLARNVQKYGIPLVYVQQVGAQTEIVFDGGSLVLNRNAQVVHELAYFREDFQIVDLAQVDTLPPVPDNGSTAISRIHDALVLGIGDYFRKMGFKRAILGLSGGIDSAMVLVLAARALGPENVLPVLLPSEYSTTHSVDDSVKLCEILGITYDTIPIRKGYEAVLEMLQPQFTGTSFNVAEENIQARIRAITLMGIANKHGYILLNTTNKSEAAVGYGTLYGDMCGGIAVLGDVYKTKVYELARWINREQEIIPENIIRKAPSAELRPGQKDSDSLPEYDVLDQVLYQYIELRQGPRELVAMGFDEVLVNRVLKLVNSNEWKRAQFAPILRVTPKAFGSGRRMPIVGKYLG
- a CDS encoding VOC family protein, encoding MQAPIISGIQQIGIGIPDVHAAFKWYRENFGMDIPVFEEAAEANLMLPYTGGKPHQRHAILAINMKGGGGFEIWQYTSRTPVPVSFELQLADIGHFVTRMKSADVKGSHAFLKSKGADVLSDVLTSPDGQPHFFVRDPWGNIFQVVPGTDWFGSGRQLTGGPAGALLGVSNMEKSMQFYAGILGYDTVVYDKTGSFDDLKNLPGGSTEVRRVLLRHSKPRAGAFSRLLGSSMIELVEAKNRTPRKIFEGRWWGDRGFIHLCFDIVGMDKLKALCESKGHPFTVDSANSFDMGEAAGHFSYIEDPDGTLIEFVETHKVPVLKKLGWYINLRKRPANKPLPDWMLKTMAMNRVK